In the genome of Molothrus aeneus isolate 106 chromosome 5, BPBGC_Maene_1.0, whole genome shotgun sequence, one region contains:
- the CSDC2 gene encoding cold shock domain-containing protein C2 — protein sequence MSSEPSAPPAVPPLHSPKSPVWPTFPFQREGSRIWERGNLLLRDLPSPLPTKRTRTYSATARASAGPVFKGVCKQFSRSQGHGFITPENGTEDIFVHVSDIEGEYVPVEGDEVTYKVCPIPPKNQKFQAVEVVLTNLAPHTKHETWSGQIIGS from the exons ATGTCATCGGAGCCCAGCGCCCCGCcggcagtgccacccctgcacTCCCCCAAGTCGCCGGTGTGGCCCACCTTCCCCTTCCAGAGGGAGGGCAGCCGCATCTGGGAGCGGGGCAACCTCCTGCTACGGGACCtgcccagccccctccccaccaagAGGACCAGGACCTACTCGGC cacGGCGCGTGCCTCTGCTGGCCCCGTCTTCAAGGGTGTCTGCAAGCAGTTCTCTCGCTCCCAGGGCCACGGGTTTATCACCCCAGAGAATGGCACTGAGGACATTTTCGTGCATGTGTCTGA catcGAGGGAGAGTACGTCCCAGTGGAGGGGGACGAGGTGACGTACAAGGTGTGCCCCATCCCTCCCAAGAACCAGAAGTTCCAGGCAGTGGAGGTGGTCCTCACCAACCTGGCGCCCCACACGAAGCACGAGACATGGTCTGGCCAGATCATCGGCTCCTAG